A window from Setaria italica strain Yugu1 chromosome VIII, Setaria_italica_v2.0, whole genome shotgun sequence encodes these proteins:
- the LOC101767283 gene encoding disease resistance protein RPM1 — protein sequence MKGWTDDHPRKLQYSLVKEITNNFADELGRGTFGRVFKGLLDDGEEVAVKLLRYFTPEISDQQFQNEFGNLKKLKHPNIVQLLGFCDEPEEEIIEHKGKLILCYRIRRALCLEYVPNGSLRKFLSGGCLSKNWPIRYKIIKGICEGLQYLHKIPIFHLDLKPDNILLDEKMLPKIADFGLSRLIGEGNTKRTMTPLGTVGYLPPEFIDNQIISREYDIYSLGVIIMQIITGVTSFSDFADMEPQEFIEHVHDNWKRSLEEIPEYASLEADCKQVKRCMEIAINCKKKKRHERPTMEDIISKLDEMETVKIDTQLSIKKGYFEESRFLSSGILGRPYQLQSAGAVILAVTKIGSILGDETSKVVINKLSEKVQALKELPRKVDQIRMKLTSMSDTIQEIGTDYLTDEPVNNWIGEVRKVAYRVEDVVDKYSYHVFQLMQEGFLKKYFIKGTHYAIVFSAITDEIADIEEEINQVILMKDQWLQHSQLVPDKLAVIERQRSQDGFQDFVKDEELVGIVKNRKLLSGWLYSDELDSTVITVSGMGGLGKSTLVTNLYEREKVNFPVHAWIVVSQICPADALLRKLLWKIEDMVPPVPSEIDKMDVHDLKAEIKKKLQNRKCLIVLDDVWEQEVYFKIHDAFQNHQASRIIITTRKDHVGAIASLDHHLELEPLDGPDAFDLFCRRAFHNKKDHKCPKEFEKIAKSIVDRCHGLPLAIVTIGSFLSSRPRINIWNQTYNQLRSELSANDHVRAILNLSYHALSGDLRNCFLYCSLFPEDYPMSRESLVRLWVAEGFVLSREKNTPEEVAEVNLMELIHRNMLEVVDYDELGRVSTCKMHGLMRDLALSVAKEEKFGSANDYEAIIQVDPHVRRLSLCRWKVNISLKVKFPRLRSLVAHGMISSTPYLLSSILCESKHLTVLELQDSNITEVPTFIGNLFNLRYIGLRRTNVKSLPESIEKLSNLHTLDIKQTQIEKLPRGIVNVKKLRHLLADRLVDEKQSDFRYFIGVESPKGLSNLEELQTLETVQVSKDLFVQLKKLMQLRSIWIDNVSVSDCANLFATLSTMPLLSSLLISARDLNETLCLQALDPISTKLHRLIVRGQWTSGTLRYPIFRNHGEHLKYLALSWCQLGEDPLGVLAPHVPNLTYLSLNRVNSASTLVLSAGCFPHLKKLVLKRMPDVKQMEIEDGALPRIEGLYIVSLAQLDKVPQGIELLLSLKRLWLLYLHDEFKTLWQTSGMHQKMQHVPEIRI from the exons ATGAAGGGTTGGACAGATGACCATCCAAGGAAGCTACAATACTCACTAGTTAAAGAGATTACAAATAATTTTGCAGATGAACTTGGACGCGGTACATTTGGACGTGTGTTTAAG GGGCTGCTTGATGATGGAGAAGAGGTTGCTGTGAAGCTGCTTCGTTATTTCACGCCTGAGATCAGTGACCAGCAGTTCCAAAATGAATTTGGAAACCTTAAGAAGCTCAAGCATCCTAATATTGTACAATTGTTGGGGTTCTGCGATGAACCTGAGGAAGAAATTATTGAGCACAAAGGAAAATTAATACTTTGCTATAGGATACGCAGGGCACTATGTCTTGAGTATGTGCCCAATGGAAGCCTTCGCAAGTTTCTTTCAG GTGGATGTCTTAGCAAGAATTGGCCCATACGCTACAAAATAATTAAGGGAATCTGCGAGGGTCTACAGTACCTTCACAAGATTCCCATTTTCCATCTTGACTTAAAACCTGATAATATACTGCTAGATGAGAAGATGTTGCCAAAAATCGCCGATTTCGGTTTATCTAGGCTCATTGGTGAAGGGAACACCAAAAGGACAATGACGCCTCTAGGGACAGT TGGATACTTGCCTCCAGAGTTCATTGACAATCAAATAATCTCCAGGGAATATGACATATATAGTTTAGGTGTTATAATTATGCAGATAATCACTGGTGTTACAAGCTTCTCTGATTTTGCTGACATGGAGCCCCAAGAATTTATTGAACAT GTACATGACAACTGGAAAAGAAGTCTAGAAGAGATCCCAGAGTATGCGTCACTTGAAGCGGATTGCAAACAAGTGAAAAGATGTATGGAAATTGCAATAAActgcaagaagaagaagcgtCATGAAAGGCCTACAATGGAGGATATTATCAGCAAATTAGATGAGATGGAAACTGTTAAAATTGACACGCAGTTGTCAATTAAAAAG GGTTACTTTGAAGAATCCAGATTCTTATCTAGTGGCATCCTGGGCAGGCCATATCAAT TACAATCGGCTGGAGCGGTAATCCTTGCTGTCACGAAGATTGGTTCCATTTTAGGAGATGAAACCTCCAAGGTTGTTATAAATAAGCTGTCTGAAAAAGTTCAAGCTCTGAAGGAACTGCCACGGAAAGTCGATCAAATAAGGATGAAATTGACATCAATGAGTGATACTATACAAGAGATCGGCACAGACTACCTCACAGATGAGCCTGTCAATAATTGGATCGGGGAGGTCCGGAAGGTGGCTTACCGTGTTGAAGATGTAGTAGACAAATACTCATACCATGTTTTTCAACTGATGCAAGAAGGGTTCCTGAAGAAGTACTTCATCAAGGGCACCCATTATGCCATTGTTTTCAGCGCAATTACAGATGAGATAGCTGATATAGAAGAGGAGATTAACCAAGTTATTCTGATGAAGGATCAGTGGTTGCAGCATTCCCAGCTTGTTCCTGACAAACTTGCCGTGATTGAAAGGCAGCGGTCCCAAGATGGTTTCCAAGATTTTGTCAAAGATGAAGAACTAGTAGGAATtgtaaaaaatagaaaattgcTGTCTGGATGGCTGTACTCGGATGAGCTGGATAGCACCGTGATAACAGTTTCGGGTATGGGTGGGTTGGGAAAATCTACCCTGGTAACAAATCTTTATGAACGAGAAAAGGTCAACTTCCCTGTGCATGCTTGGATTGTTGTGTCACAGATCTGCCCGGCAGACGCTCTGTTGAGAAAGCTACTCTGGAAGATTGAGGACATGGTACCACCAGTACCATCAGAAATTGACAAAATGGATGTACACGACTTGAAggcagaaataaagaaaaaactCCAAAATAGAAAATGTTTGATTGTATTAGATGATGTCTGGGAGCAAGAGGTATACTTCAAAATACATGATGCTTTCCAGAATCACCAAGCAAGTCGTATTATCATTACTACACGAAAGGATCATGTTGGAGCCATCGCTTCATTGGACCACCACCTTGAGCTAGAACCATTGGATGGCCCTGATGCATTTGACCTTTTCTGCAGAAGGGCTTTTCACAACAAGAAGGACCACAAATGCCCCAAGGAGTTTGAGAAAATTGCTAAATCTATAGTGGATAGGTGTCATGGCCTGCCGCTGGCAATTGTTACTATAGGCAGCTTTTTGTCATCAAGACCACGAATAAACATTTGGAATCAAACATATAATCAGCTAAGGAGTGAGTTGTCAGCAAATGATCATGTCAGAGCAATATTAAACCTAAGCTATCATGCTCTATCTGGAGACCTCAGAAATTGCTTTTTGTACTGCAGCTTGTTCCCTGAAGACTACCCCATGTCACGAGAAAGCCTCGTGCGGCTGTGGGTTGCAGAAGGCTTTGTTCTGAGCAGAGAAAAGAATACACCAGAGGAGGTGGCTGAGGTAAATCTCATGGAACTGATTCACCGCAATATGCTTGAAGTTGTGGACTATGATGAGCTCGGAAGGGTTAGCACTTGCAAGATGCATGGTCTTATGCGGGATCTGGCACTCTCCGTTGCCAAAGAAGAAAAGTTTGGTTCTGCAAATGATTATGAAGCAATAATACAGGTGGACCCACATGTTCGCCGATTGTCATTATGTAGGTGGAAAGTTAATATTTCACTTAAGGTTAAATTTCCACGTCTTAGAAGCCTTGTGGCTCATGGAATGATTTCGTCCACCCCTTATTTGTTATCCTCAATTTTGTGTGAATCAAAGCACTTGACTGTTCTAGAGCTGCAAGATTCTAATATCACCGAGGTGCCCACATTTATAGGGAATCTCTTTAATCTGCGGTACATTGGGTTAAGGCGCACCAATGTCAAGTCACTCCCAGAGTCCATTGAGAAGCTCTCCAATCTCCACACTCTGGACATCAAGCAAACCCAAATAGAGAAACTACCACGAGGTATTGTTAATGTTAAGAAGTTGAGGCACCTTTTGGCTGACAGGTTAGTTGACGAAAAGCAGTCAGATTTCAGATATTTTATCGGAGTCGAATCACCTAAAGGGCTGTCGAACCTGGAAGAACTGCAGACTCTAGAGACAGTGCAAGTGAGCAAAGACTTGTTTGTGCAGCTGAAGAAACTGATGCAGCTCAGAAGCATATGGATAGACAATGTAAGTGTTTCTGATTGTGCAAACCTTTTTGCGACCCTATCGACGATGCCACTTCTTTCCAGCCTGCTTATCTCTGCAAGAGATCTGAACGAGACACTCTGCCTCCAAGCCCTTGATCCGATTTCCACAAAGCTCCACAGGTTAATTGTAAGGGGCCAGTGGACTTCTGGGACACTGAGGTATCCGATATTTCGCAATCATGGGGAACATCTCAAATATTTAGCGTTAAGCTGGTGTCAGCTTGGAGAAGATCCACTGGGTGTGCTCGCTCCACACGTGCCAAATCTCACCTATTTAAGTCTTAACAGGGTGAATAGTGCAAGCACTTTGGTTCTTTCTGCTGGGTGCTTTCCTCACCTGAAGAAGCTCGTCTTGAAGCGAATGCCGGATGTCAAGCAGATGGAAATCGAAGATGGTGCTCTTCCACGTATTGAAGGTCTTTACATTGTGTCCCTAGCACAGCTGGATAAGGTTCCTCAAGGCATCGAGTTGCTTCTTTCTCTGAAGAGGCTTTGGCTGCTGTACCTGCACGATGAGTTTAAAACTCTGTGGCAAACCAGTGGGATGCACCAGAAGATGCAGCATGTTCCAGAGATTCGTATCTAG